aatacatCTAACTATTTACCATCATATTTGATTAAAACCTTCCGGCATTCAAACAATTAAAGGTACGGATGCAGACTACAAACTTGTAATTTGTCATTTTCCAAAGGAATATACAAGCAAATTTATTGCACTGgctaaaataaatgatatttcaaCAAGCTAAAACTTGAATTGTTAAGTTATTATTGGAAATCCTTTGGACTTGATCCCGAGGAATGGAACGTGTCCGAGTTAAATGAATTAATAGAGAAGGTATGAGACCAGTGCCGGCCTCAATACGCACAGCTGCGACTCCGAAATAGATGAGGAATGCAGAGGCCTTCAAGAGACGCTCTTGTAATTATTTAGTTCACCCCACACAGTCAACTCAACTTCTTCCCATGACTTCGCCACTCTAAGTTCCTTCCAGATACTGAAAATAGCTCCCAAGATGTTCTCTTCATTCAAAATACAGTAGCACCTGCAGACATGCAATGAACAATCCCTTCTTAAACCGTTCTCCGTTTATACCATACAGTGAATGAAGAATAAAACGATAAGGAACGTGACAGAAACTGGTAGTTACAAATACATATCAATCTTTTCATACGTCCACAGCTGACAGGACTGCTCTCCTAGGCTAAAGTTCAAAAAGTTTCTTTGAGAGTTATTTGGTAGCAAGCTCATGTACATTAGAGGATTCTATATTAGTTTAtctataaattagaaaatagatTTGGTATTAATCAACTTTTATAAATCAGGGGTCACTCCTAATTagaatatatgatttgatttggttACTGATTTCTTGACTTGTATTTTCCTTTAAATAGGAAACTTGTAAAGACTATATTGAATCAAGTCAATAAACTGATTTCATACTCAGTCTTCACAAACTTCTTTTGCTGCTGACAAGACATAATACGGGACTTTCTtccatcaattcaaaataattctCTCTTGACATGTCATAGTATGCTTACGCATGTATATCTTGCTTCTAGACATTTCTCTACACCTAGTAATCACTCATCCAAATGGTATATAAGGGAACAGATGAGGTTAACATCTCAAAATGATATTCTAACATCAACTTACGATTTTTTATAACAAGTTGCGGGACATGCAGTGTGTGAAAGAGGTAAGAATAAATAGAAATCATTTACTTACATGGCATGGTATGACAGTCTTTCAAATTTATCACCGCCATCAATTACTTCCTCCTGGTTTCTTGTCAAAAAAGGTAGTCCATAGCTCTCTAAGAATTGCTTAAAGAGACTGGAATCACCTCTAAAGATATCCAAGTATATCGGTATCACATCATAAATGCGGTCACCTGTAAAAGAAACAATCATTTTGATGAGAAAATGTCCTATTTTTTAAGTGAAGTCAACGTTTTGGTTCTTTTAATCAGTAAAGATAACCTTTAACACATGGAGTGCAAAAGTACACTAGGCCTAAGTACTCTCGATATTTAATGCTTTGAAGTGCAAATCTTCAGAGTCTGATTGGCATGTGGCATTTattactgaaaagaaaaggatgaatgCAAAATGGTTTGGGACGACTTCCATTGTTAATATTTCAGTTCCAATTTTTGAGACACAAAGTTCAGTGTGAAACTATTAAATTTGGCATTgtgctttatatataaaacagaaACTGTACTAGTGTTAATAACATTGAACAATGAAAGAACCTACATATATGAAAAGGCACTAACCAATAGAAAGATTACTGAAATCAAGAATGTGGCTAGGACACCATGGTTTATCAACATCACCATGATCATTGCCAGCAGCACAATCATTGTCTGCCAGACAAGTATCTGAAGCATTGCCCCTAGAGCATGAGCTAATCGAATATGGTTCCATGTGAACATTGTCATCCATAATATCAGAGTGTATCCAGGAGCAAGGCTTACAGATTTTGTTCGTGCCATTTTCAGCCTAAAATCAAATAGTAAGATCACATAAATCATCAGACTAGTTATGCATAAGATGAAAGAGGATTACCATTGAATATAAGCAACATGGATAGCAGTAACATGAgccaaaaagaaatatatagcaGGATCAGGAGGAACCTGGAAAGCATTCAACAGCTTTGTAAGATCATCTGGGATGTAATCATCGACTTTTTCTATCAGTGTTCTAGGAATGGGATCCCCcctataaaatgaaaatgtctGTCTCAGAAGGGTATCAAGGAAAATCTGTCACGTAGTTACATATGTTCATGATTCAACTGTAATAACTAGAAATTTGAGGTCTACCAATTTTCCAAACGGTTTGTGACATTCATCTTCCTCCTGCGTAGAGTTCTGATGAAGACATTCCATTCTTCAGGAATTTCTGGTGTGGGAATAGCCTCCATATAACCATCAGCAAAGGGCAACTTCACTTTTAGTTTGATATCTGAGAAAGTTGACTTCTTTAAAGATGGACAGGGTAAGAGATGAAGGTTTCGCAGCTGCTCCCCCAAAAAGGAAGTCAAGTTTAGCACCTCTTCCCATGACAACATATCTCTTCTGCCATTAGGACAGATATACATTGATAGCAATGAGAACACATCGAAGACGATTCTGAAATTCTGTAAGTTGTGTGACATTAGGACCAAAAGAGGAAACTACTAAAGTTAAGATAACTTACAATTGAGCAAATATCTTTCCTTTGCAtctccttgttatgataaatgGCCATATGCTTGTGCATCCAGATGAATTTATTGGCTCATTCATTGGCATCCCAGCTTTTCTacattcaaattgtttttttccccaaacACCAAAAAGGAAATCATCTTCTTTCCAATTTTCTGGAACCAGATTGCAGTTACCAATCACAATAGGCACACCTTTGCCATCCCAAGGCACGATTTTGAGAGCTCCATTGTCAAGATAAAGAATTCCACTTGCCAAAACATCAGGAACATGATTTTTAAGAGGGGAGTTGACTTTGGACAGCAGACTATAGAACTCAAGCTGCAAAGATGCAATGCAAATTAGAAAATGGATCCACAGAGGGTAGTAGACAAGgagtaaaaattgaattataccTCAGTGCCTAAAGCATACATTGTAGCTTCCAGCCCTCCTTCAACTAAGATTTTAATCGCACAGTCAGCTAGGAGATAAACCTGATATGGTATAACAGTTACTGACAGCTagattataaaaacaactttcaaTTTACTAcatatgataatgattctgtaCGTCCATCACAATTTAATAATACCAAAGCACTTAGTACAAGCACAGAGAGCATTAGCTAATGATGTTCATTCAGAAGCTGTATTTTCTTAACCCTTTCCCCAGGGTTATCTCAGCTCTTCTAAGCATTATAATCATAGAATCTGCTTTTGAGCACATATACAGTAGATTTTCAGTTCTGAGATGACTTGTACAAACAAATTTCAACCAATTCATCACATAAGcaataagaaattaattctGTCAGttgagtgaaaaaaatataatgcaatAATCTTAATGGTGTGTGACACCATCCCTAGCTAGGTCTATTTTGTCTAGTGGATGCACAAGATTGAAAGTGTCCTAATCTTTGTCACTCCATTAAATGATATAACAAtccctgctgctgctgcagctaTACTGATTCATTAGAGGATCCATGATCATCtggattttatattaaataacaCATCAAGAGCCCCTTGCATTTACTTCTCAAATGTCACTTTCAGCATTTcaacaaaaacacaagaaaaacaagGTTGTAAgcttgacttgaaaaaaaaaaacaaatgtgcaggggaagaaaagataaaagaaatattatttcagAAATACAAGCCTTGTCACTTACAGGATTGCTACCCGTGCCAACAGGAAGCTTCTCATCAGCAGTTGGAGAAGGCAAATTGTGGAAGGCACAAATTTCTTGAAGACAATCTAACCATTTATCCGCTTGTAGCGCAAGACATGCTCCCTAGGACAATATAGAGCAGAAAAGAAATAGTAAAGCAATGGAAACAAAGTGGCTCCTCAACAAAAGCCATGAAGCAAGGACCACAGAAGAATCTAGCTAAACAACTACACTAGATTgtcaagaaaaagaataaataatgagtgTCAAACAAATTACTATTTTTCTATGATTTAATCCATTAATTATTGATTGGAGCAACCAATTATACATTTGACTTGAGATTTGATCTTTTTTGAACTATTTATTGACTTCACACGTCTTAAGTTTGCCCCCAGCATTCATTAGTGCCTGGGATCCTCAGTTTGCATATGATTGCTCAATATGATGGAATAGATTATGCGGGCAAGACTTCATGTTCACCCTTTCGAATGCAATTGTTAAATTCCCAGGGAGAAATGGAACACATGAAAGATACCACTACTGTTTTTACGATCATGTGGCCAATAAAATGGAAATttcgattttattttaattaccattTCAGTCCTTGCCTATAGAAAATTACTTCTTCATGTCATAGATAAAACTATTTGTctggagaagaaaagaaaaggaaagaagacaACAGCTAAAAGAATGGTAGTACCTTCCATACAAGCTCTCTCAGTCCTGGCCTGCCAACCCAAAGCTTTGACAGCCACTCTCTCATTTCTCGTGGTCCAATGCTGTTGCCTGAGCTCCATGGAGAACTGTAGTGGTTTCTATCTTTATCCAAATACATTGCTAAGAACTTTATGTCATAAGAAAAGCCTTGTTTCcacaaattgtaacttttagaGGCACCATTAGCAGTTGTTATATATTCGGGATCTTCAATAGGTTCTTGAACTCTGATCCTCTTCTCTTTCCTTGTCAGGTCTGCGTAACTCAGATCATCTTTATCATAATCCATATTCATTTTGACATCCTCAAGACTGCTATCATCAAGAGCCAACAATCCAACTCGGCAAACTCCTTTATGACGATAACCAGGTGCCATATCTAAACATACATATTCAAAGTTTTTGGAGTTCACAAAATTTTGTGTAACAGCAACAGTTGGCTCAAGATTCAGGACGCAGTGCCACCATCCACTTGGAACAAAAATTGTCTCCCCCGGTAGTTGGGTACACTCAATCGGCTTGTCTTCGTCAGGAAGAAGTGGATAAAAATCTAACCACCACTGTACAATCAGAAAAAAAGAGCCAGTAGGTGCAAATCTGAGAAGTGCTTGAGAAAATACAAGATGAGTTATAAAGGACAGGGATAGCTGCAACAAATACCTGCAATGATGATGGTGTGTCAATATTGACATCACCATCGTCTTCATTTACATGCACAGTGACACCTAAAGGTACCCTTCCAGGAGGATACAAGGCCCACCTGTCCAAAATGATTTGGATATATCAGTTATTTCAACCATAAGAAAGTGATACAGAATAGAAGAAATTTATGCACCACAATTGATGAATGAGATACGTGTTCAAAAAACACTCGGTGAAATAGGTCCCAGAATTGAGCTTTTTCAAATACCTACGCTGTACTCAAGTAATATTACCCTTGCATTCAAGGCATAAAATGATTAGTTAAAATGCATAACCTCCCCAAGAATGCAATGCACTTAAAATCATCACATTCGATTGATCGGagcagttgaaaaaaaaacaactacaacatgaaatatgaaatCTACCTTTTACGGCCACATAGCAGAGTATTCCAAGCACTGGTGAGAGATGGATCAACATGCCAAGAGGCACCAGATCTCTCGGGGCCCATAATAAGCCATCTAAATGGTGGTCGTTGTTCTCCATCTAAGACCTCAAACAGGTCTTCTTGAAACAGATGAGGAACACTGTAATCCTTCAACAAGCTGGGTGCAGTTTCCCCAAACTGAAATGAATAGGGAGTCAAATGATGCTAAcattttcatccttttaagggagaaaaaaagggaaaagaaaatatttctgCCACAGCTGTACCTtgtcatcaaaaatatatagggGATCCTCATCATGTTGAAGATACATGTACGATacataatcttttattttcattgagaTTTTCTTACAGCTCCTCTGAGAAATCCTAAAAGCTGTATCTCCGTACTTCAGAGATAGCTGGTCAATTGTCCATGTATTCCGTGCTGGCCAAGTATCAGCCAATCCAGCAAGCAAAACCTGGTAAATAGTTGGGCAATGCcccaggaaagaaaaaaaatataaagatattatttatataagaaCCAAAAAGGTTtgaaaattaatcaaagaaCATCTGCCATAGACAAACAAGTAGCaagtttttccagttttttacACACCAAACTTCTTACATAAGTTGACAACAAATCCAAGGGAGAAAAACACCAGTGTGATTATCGACAATAGCCAACTcagaaaaagtaaaagaatgGTTGAATAAATAAACATCTTTGACAGTGGAggtttttactatattttcatCACACTCTTATTTAAGGATAAAAGGACAGCCGTTTAGGCACTTCTTGAAACACTAGCTAGCATGTCTTGACACCACAGTAAACCAGTTTCAGAATACAAATGGCCAGAAACAAGGAAAAGGGTCATTGATAGCGGTGCCAGAGCATAATTGCCCTATTGGTGACAACAACACCAGAAGTCATGTTGCAGCATCCAGCACATGTATTTCTAGTCATATTAGCCTCGGTATGATGAaagttaaaagaatgaaaatgcAGCATCATCCGTAGCTGGTGAATACTGATGATTTATGCACATTGTAGAGATTTCATAGTGACGCTGTATAACTGTAGTAAAGATAGTAACAATAATTTGGAGTTCATAATAGCAACTTTTAGCAGCACAGGAGCCAGTGTGAAGATGAAAGAATATTGCTGTAACAGTCACCGCGGACTTCTTATGTTTACCAGAGTATATAATCCTCACTATATCCATTCAAAGTAACACAATGAatccaaaaatcaaaaatttcaCCATACCGGTTTCCTCCCATCATACTCTTGAGAAAATTCTTCCAAAGACAAGTCTTCCCTTCTTTCCACATTTCcatcatcaaaattaaaaccaCTCAACGTAGTATGGCATCTGTATAATCTTTTATACAAAAACAAGGAGCTGAACCCTGCAAACAAGCATAAAAATTATACTTGAGCTAAATAAGAGCCCTATAACTAAAAGTCATCactataaaattcaagaaaccaCGCCATCATCATCACAACTTTACCATTAAAATGAAGTGGTTTTCCGCAACGTTCTTGATATTCTTCCGGAACATTCTCtctgaaaaccaaaaaaaatcagacgACGATAACGCCACGAATTCAATCATTCTTGtttcaaattctaaataaaaataaaagtaaaaatcattCTTGCAGGAGCCTTTAATGTGAAATGCTTAGACTTACACATCCAATGCAGTTTTCTTCCAGGAGCCTTTATACTGAAGCGGACCGTTTAACTTGTTAAGGCACAGGCTCATCCACAGTGGTTCCTCGTTGCATAAAATGTACATCACACTGCGGATGTGTATCAACCATAaatactcaataaaaaaatcaaacagatCCAATTCTCACAATTTAATAGCAGAAAcgtaagaaaaattaatcaaaacagaaatttaagaaaatataatttaaaattagacgatagagctatatatatatatatatatatatatatatatatatatatatatatatgctcgaACCTGCTAACACAAGCGAAGCGAGCGACATCGCGAGGAGTTAGATTGTCTAAAATAGAGCAGATGAGTTCATCGGGGAGGACTTGAAGATTGCCTAGACCTTCAGCTCTGCgatctttaatttctaaaacctCAACTTGAGAAATCTCCATGGATGAGATGAATCTTGAAATCAGAAAATGTTCGATATTAGCTGTTTGGGCCTTTATAAATGTTTCCGCGTATTTTAAACGCGGCGTTTTGGACACTGCACGCCTTCTACTCGTGTCTTATCCCACCTGCTCGCTTATGCGCGTAGAATTCACTCCACGCCAGACGTTAGATATATTTGCCTGTCTTTCTCCGCCCGTTGCTATTTTATTTCCACGAAGGAAATGGCATTGCTTCTACGCGTGGGAAAATAGCGTTATGCCCGTGTGTCCGTGTCTCTCTTTTGATTGTTCTAGCTATTTCAACAGAAGAGATAGCTTTGTTTCTCCCTCCCCTGTACTAATTTCAGCTGTTTGATGGGTGGCTGCTTCGATTCTTGCAGGGAAGTGTTACGGAAAAGGCATTTTGACCTTCATGTTTTCTTTGCCACTGCGGAAAAGGTTGGATTTGGGTTTAGATTTATGCTATATAATTGCCCGCGTTATTACACTGcaggattaatttaaaaaaatatatttatatatacctTGGTATTGAATTGATTTCGACGTGACTGGATGATATTGACATGTgtaaagaaaaagtaaataatttgATCAATGGATAATAAAACTCCACTgtgaaattttagatttatttttaaaattattaatttaaattttataaatatcaagatCATTAaagattatataatttttaactttaaagtccgtggaattagtcgagatGTGGCAAGCTAGTGCTgacatccatgttaataaaaaaaaaaaaaaaattgtaaaaatataatgtgattctaaataaatattttaggggagttgtttttaataaatattaaaacaacaatatattttatcgATTTGGATCAATTTGGGTTATTgtttatgaagcttaatttccattaaattcaatgttgaattatgagattgaaaaaaaaaatgacccaaaaaaataactcaagtcaaaCCGGATTAATTCGTCAAACTCGCAATCTGGGTAGTGAGATcaaaataacctaatagaaagcaaataaagataaattatgaaattcaattccaaatcaatttagagttgaaagatgaaattgaaaagaaaaaaacaattcaaaaatatacataatgtttttttgagtCAACCAAGTTTAACTTCATAAAACacgtatcaaaataaattatgaagtataATTCTATGTTAACCCAAATGATGAATgatagaattaaaaagaaaaaaaatcatttagaaaTGAGGGAAAAATTAAGCTGTCAAATCTACAGTCTAGATCATAAATTTGGATAAtcccataaaaagtaaattaaaaaaattataaagtttaatatatagtaaacctaaaattaaaaaatacatataaatcaggaaaaagtgaaataaaaaaaatattattcaaacagataatattatataattagggTATAATAAAACCACATCcttctttaatattttgttaaatttttgttatttgtattttctatATTAGGCTCTATACCTGTACCAATACTTGTAAATTACTCATGAAGCTATTTTGATAATATGCAAAGCTGTGGGTTGCGTAAGAAAATttgaaagtaattaaaaaaaaaatttaggttatAGAAAATTATCTAATGACGGTGTTATTGAATCTAGTTTAGGAAGTAAATCTTAAAACCTTTTCGATTCAATTCATTATCCAAGGCTATTAGAATAATAATCTAGAaagtaaaccaaaataaaatattataaaataaacattttattttattttaaaaaaaaaattaacgtagaacaacaaataaaatgactCGAGATAATCGggacatttttaaaattataaaaagataatacagaaagaaaataaaaaaataatagagcttaatttataattaaataaatattaaagaatgaaactgaaaaaacatgagttttttttttaaagaaaaaacaagtaaaattagATGAATCTTTTAATTGGATTGATCTCTAAAACTCCTAACTTGTGAAATCTTAAACccggatttaataaaaaaactcaattctcaattaatttaatatcgaatgatgaaacttgaaaagatatcaatttaaaaaatttactaaagttaaaaaaaaaaacgaggatcaaatctaacaggaaataaaaaacattaaaggagAATGAGATCGTAAAATaagttcaatttaaaaaattatatcaaataaaacaaatagtaataaaaaataatgaccatatctgacatataaaaaaattaaaaggatgatgaaattgaaaacaaaaacttattcaataaattattttagacaaaacaaataataattaaaagagtagagacaaaatctaaaaataaaataaaattaaaggctTGCTTTGAAAACCTGGAAggttatatatgaaaataaaagaggaaagagagaaaaggaaaaaagaaagggaaggaAATGGCCATCAACGCCAAACTAAATTTTTGTTAAGCACAGGTGTTATCTAGGTATGAAAGGAGTCGCCGAGACATTTCCAACACTATCTTAAAAGCTGATATTTGACCGCTAGAATATGCCGTCCAAAGAGTACAACAACAACCCACATATACAATGCACATAATGCATGCATTGCACAtgctaactatttttttaataaaatttatatttattaaaataactaattGCTCCCGAGTTAACCTAATTATAATGGAAAAaacatgatgaaaataaaaaaaaaatccttggacggaacttattattttttttaattttaaaaataatttaataattttatcctgctttgaaaaaataaaaattcacattCAACCTGAATcccaattaattaaaatttgcttttgaagataataatagtttaattatgttgaaaaagtgaaaaagacCTTTATGCTCCTAAGCAAGGACCAGAATTATgtgaaaatatcatttatatccTCAACAGctaatctaatatatttttttacgggTAGaacaaaatagtaattttacaatagcaattaaaatcaaCATGTGTTTGTGAATACAGTAAAACActccgttttttttttccccccaaTATATATAGCTTT
This is a stretch of genomic DNA from Populus alba chromosome 11, ASM523922v2, whole genome shotgun sequence. It encodes these proteins:
- the LOC118031608 gene encoding lysine-specific demethylase JMJ21; amino-acid sequence: MEISQVEVLEIKDRRAEGLGNLQVLPDELICSILDNLTPRDVARFACVSSVMYILCNEEPLWMSLCLNKLNGPLQYKGSWKKTALDVENVPEEYQERCGKPLHFNGFSSLFLYKRLYRCHTTLSGFNFDDGNVERREDLSLEEFSQEYDGRKPVLLAGLADTWPARNTWTIDQLSLKYGDTAFRISQRSCKKISMKIKDYVSYMYLQHDEDPLYIFDDKFGETAPSLLKDYSVPHLFQEDLFEVLDGEQRPPFRWLIMGPERSGASWHVDPSLTSAWNTLLCGRKRWALYPPGRVPLGVTVHVNEDDGDVNIDTPSSLQWWLDFYPLLPDEDKPIECTQLPGETIFVPSGWWHCVLNLEPTVAVTQNFVNSKNFEYVCLDMAPGYRHKGVCRVGLLALDDSSLEDVKMNMDYDKDDLSYADLTRKEKRIRVQEPIEDPEYITTANGASKSYNLWKQGFSYDIKFLAMYLDKDRNHYSSPWSSGNSIGPREMREWLSKLWVGRPGLRELVWKGACLALQADKWLDCLQEICAFHNLPSPTADEKLPVGTGSNPVYLLADCAIKILVEGGLEATMYALGTELEFYSLLSKVNSPLKNHVPDVLASGILYLDNGALKIVPWDGKGVPIVIGNCNLVPENWKEDDFLFGVWGKKQFECRKAGMPMNEPINSSGCTSIWPFIITRRCKGKIFAQLRDMLSWEEVLNLTSFLGEQLRNLHLLPCPSLKKSTFSDIKLKVKLPFADGYMEAIPTPEIPEEWNVFIRTLRRRKMNVTNRLENWGDPIPRTLIEKVDDYIPDDLTKLLNAFQAENGTNKICKPCSWIHSDIMDDNVHMEPYSISSCSRGNASDTCLADNDCAAGNDHGDVDKPWCPSHILDFSNLSIGDRIYDVIPIYLDIFRGDSSLFKQFLESYGLPFLTRNQEEVIDGGDKFERLSYHAMCYCILNEENILGAIFSIWKELRVAKSWEEVELTVWGELNNYKSVS